The proteins below are encoded in one region of Methylobacillus flagellatus KT:
- a CDS encoding LysR family transcriptional regulator yields MKHTLRQLEVFVAIARLENVSRAAEDLSLSQSAASTALAELERQFDCKLFDRMGKVLKLNELGRSLLPMAAAVLDRAAEIESILQGKSAFGLLKVGATLTIGNYLATLLIGSFMKQHQACQVQLHVQNTNAIMQQVAMYDLDLGLIEGNCHHPDLQVEPWIEDELTVFCSPQHPLAKQGSASLETILQESWVLREHGSGTRETFDHALRHHHSRLQVRMVLEHTEAIKRAVESGIGLGCISRLALKDDITRGNLVALATPELDLKRQFMFVWHKKKYQTAAVREFLNHCRLLTRDVRRSDEINIPYLP; encoded by the coding sequence GTGAAGCATACCCTACGACAACTCGAAGTATTCGTTGCCATTGCACGCCTGGAGAATGTGTCACGAGCGGCCGAGGATTTGTCATTGTCGCAATCCGCCGCCAGTACTGCACTTGCCGAACTGGAACGACAGTTTGATTGCAAACTGTTTGACCGCATGGGTAAAGTGCTGAAACTCAACGAGCTGGGCCGCAGCCTGCTGCCGATGGCGGCAGCTGTGCTAGACCGCGCTGCTGAAATAGAGAGCATTTTACAGGGAAAATCCGCCTTTGGCTTGCTAAAAGTGGGTGCCACACTGACGATAGGTAACTATCTCGCCACCCTGCTGATCGGCTCCTTCATGAAGCAGCATCAAGCTTGCCAAGTGCAATTGCATGTGCAAAATACGAACGCCATCATGCAGCAGGTGGCAATGTACGACCTGGACCTCGGCCTGATCGAAGGCAATTGTCACCACCCCGATCTGCAGGTTGAGCCCTGGATCGAAGATGAACTGACCGTATTCTGCTCGCCCCAGCATCCGCTCGCCAAACAGGGCAGTGCCAGCCTGGAGACCATTCTTCAGGAAAGCTGGGTCTTGCGTGAACATGGCTCGGGCACGCGCGAGACGTTCGATCATGCCTTGCGCCACCATCACAGCCGCCTGCAGGTACGCATGGTGCTCGAGCATACCGAAGCCATCAAGCGTGCCGTGGAATCCGGCATCGGCCTGGGCTGCATTTCCCGCCTCGCGCTCAAGGACGATATCACGCGTGGTAACCTGGTGGCGCTGGCAACGCCCGAGCTCGATCTGAAACGCCAGTTCATGTTCGTCTGGCACAAGAAGAAATACCAGACTGCCGCCGTGCGCGAATTCCTCAATCATTGCCGGCTGCTGACCCGCGATGTGCGGCGCAGCGACGAAATCAACATACCGTATCTTCCATGA
- a CDS encoding formate dehydrogenase subunit gamma, which translates to MHDQMARIQSHIESHQHMAGALMPLLHAIQDDLSYIPEECYGLIAKALNLSVAEVHGVVTFYHHFRTRPPGRHVLQVCRAESCQAMGCGALESHVKSSLGIDYHETTSDGSITLEPVYCLGNCACSPAIMLDDEIYGRVSPQQVESLLASARRDNP; encoded by the coding sequence ATGCATGACCAGATGGCACGCATTCAATCGCACATCGAATCACATCAACACATGGCTGGTGCGTTAATGCCCTTGTTGCATGCGATTCAAGACGATTTGAGCTATATCCCGGAAGAATGCTATGGCTTGATTGCCAAAGCGCTCAACCTCTCTGTCGCAGAAGTCCATGGCGTGGTGACGTTTTATCACCATTTCCGCACCCGCCCGCCAGGCAGGCATGTCCTGCAGGTATGCCGCGCCGAGTCGTGCCAGGCCATGGGTTGCGGTGCGTTGGAATCCCATGTGAAGTCCTCGCTGGGCATTGACTACCATGAAACTACCAGCGACGGCAGCATCACGCTGGAACCTGTTTACTGCCTAGGCAACTGCGCCTGCTCTCCCGCCATCATGCTCGATGACGAAATCTATGGCCGCGTCAGCCCCCAGCAAGTCGAATCCCTTCTCGCCAGCGCACGGAGGGACAATCCATGA
- a CDS encoding formate dehydrogenase beta subunit, with protein sequence MNTVYIPRDSSAISLGANLVAAAIAKEAESRNIPLNIIRNGSRGMFWLEPLVEVATSVGRIAYGPVTTDQVASLFDAGFLDGGQHALSLGPTEELPWMKHQERLTFARVGITDPVSLQDYLAHDGYKGLRNAIDMAPQDIVQQVTDSGLRGRGGAAFPTGIKWKTVLEAPAEQKYVVCNADEGDSGTFSDRMIMEGDPFVLIEGMTIAGIAVGATQGYIYVRSEYPHSIAALNLAIKSAYEAGYLGRGILGSRHDFYLEVRRAAGAYVCGEETALLESLEGKRGLVRFKPPLPAISGLFGKPTVINNVISLASVPIILDKGSVYYRDYGMGRSRGTLPIQLAGNIKHGGLVEKAFGVTLRELLYDYGGGSASGRPIKAVQVGGPLGAYLPESQFDTPLDYEEFGKLWAVLGHGGIVAFDDTVDMAHMARYAFEFCAVESCGKCTPCRIGSTRGVEVMDKIIAGTDPAKHIALVRDLGDTMLNGSLCALGGMTPYPVLSALNHFPEDFGISKKEQAA encoded by the coding sequence ATGAATACCGTTTACATTCCCCGCGATTCCAGCGCCATTTCGCTGGGCGCCAACCTGGTGGCCGCCGCCATCGCCAAGGAAGCCGAATCGCGCAACATTCCCCTGAATATCATCCGTAATGGCTCACGCGGCATGTTCTGGCTTGAGCCATTGGTCGAAGTCGCCACGAGTGTGGGACGCATCGCCTATGGCCCCGTCACGACTGACCAGGTGGCATCCCTGTTTGACGCAGGTTTTCTAGATGGCGGACAGCATGCGCTAAGCCTGGGTCCGACGGAGGAGCTACCCTGGATGAAGCACCAGGAGCGCCTGACCTTTGCGCGCGTCGGCATCACCGACCCGGTATCGCTGCAGGACTACCTTGCCCATGACGGCTACAAGGGCCTGCGCAATGCGATCGACATGGCGCCGCAAGACATCGTGCAGCAGGTCACCGATTCCGGCCTGCGCGGTCGCGGTGGCGCCGCGTTCCCCACCGGCATCAAGTGGAAGACGGTGCTGGAAGCGCCAGCCGAGCAGAAATACGTCGTCTGCAACGCAGACGAAGGCGACTCGGGGACATTCTCTGACCGCATGATCATGGAAGGCGACCCATTCGTCCTGATCGAGGGCATGACGATCGCAGGCATCGCCGTCGGCGCCACGCAAGGTTATATCTATGTGCGCTCTGAATACCCACACTCGATCGCCGCGCTCAATCTCGCGATCAAGAGCGCCTATGAAGCAGGTTATCTCGGGCGGGGCATTCTCGGTAGCCGGCATGATTTCTACCTGGAAGTGCGCCGTGCCGCAGGCGCCTATGTCTGCGGCGAGGAAACCGCCCTGCTGGAAAGCCTGGAAGGCAAGCGCGGACTGGTGCGTTTCAAGCCGCCGTTGCCCGCCATTTCCGGCCTGTTTGGCAAGCCGACCGTCATCAACAACGTTATCTCCCTCGCCAGCGTGCCCATCATCCTCGACAAGGGCAGCGTCTATTACCGCGACTACGGCATGGGCCGTTCCCGCGGCACCTTGCCGATCCAGCTCGCAGGCAATATCAAGCATGGCGGCCTGGTGGAAAAAGCCTTTGGCGTCACCCTGCGCGAATTGTTGTACGACTACGGCGGCGGCTCCGCCAGCGGCAGGCCGATCAAGGCCGTCCAGGTCGGCGGCCCGCTGGGCGCCTACCTGCCGGAATCCCAATTCGACACCCCGCTGGACTACGAGGAATTCGGCAAATTGTGGGCTGTGCTGGGCCACGGCGGTATTGTCGCCTTCGACGATACCGTGGATATGGCGCACATGGCGCGTTATGCCTTTGAATTCTGCGCCGTGGAATCCTGCGGCAAATGCACGCCCTGCCGCATCGGCTCCACCCGTGGCGTGGAAGTCATGGACAAGATTATCGCAGGTACGGACCCCGCCAAGCACATCGCGCTGGTGCGTGACCTCGGTGACACCATGCTGAATGGCTCACTCTGCGCACTTGGGGGCATGACGCCTTATCCGGTTCTGAGCGCGCTCAACCATTTTCCGGAGGATTTTGGCATCAGCAAAAAGGAGCAGGCAGCATGA
- a CDS encoding electron transfer flavoprotein subunit beta/FixA family protein — protein sequence MKVLVAVKHVVDYNIKPRVKQDGSDVDIAGVKMGINPFDEIAVEEAVRMKERGIVTEVVAVTIGKTNSQDTLRHALAMGADRVILVETEAELQPLGVAKLLKAVVEREQPRLIILGKQAIDDDLGQTGQMLAALINAGQGTFASVLEVKGDEIEVTREIDGGTDVVALKLPAVVTTDLRLNEPRFIKLPAMMMAKKKPIENIKAADLGIDIAPRLKQLKVADPEPRKPGIKVANVAELVEKLRLAEVL from the coding sequence ATGAAAGTCTTAGTTGCTGTAAAGCATGTGGTGGATTACAACATCAAGCCCCGCGTGAAGCAGGACGGCTCTGATGTCGATATCGCCGGCGTCAAGATGGGTATCAACCCATTTGACGAAATTGCCGTGGAAGAAGCAGTGCGCATGAAGGAACGTGGCATTGTGACTGAAGTCGTTGCCGTGACCATCGGCAAGACCAACAGCCAGGATACCTTGCGCCATGCATTGGCCATGGGCGCCGACAGGGTCATCTTGGTCGAGACCGAGGCCGAATTGCAGCCTTTGGGTGTTGCCAAGCTGCTCAAGGCTGTGGTGGAGCGCGAGCAGCCTCGCCTCATCATTCTCGGCAAGCAGGCCATTGACGACGACCTTGGACAGACCGGCCAGATGCTGGCTGCCTTGATCAATGCAGGGCAGGGCACTTTTGCCTCCGTGCTCGAGGTCAAGGGCGATGAAATCGAGGTCACGCGCGAAATCGATGGTGGTACTGACGTGGTGGCGCTCAAGCTGCCTGCGGTCGTCACGACTGATCTTCGTCTGAACGAACCTCGCTTCATCAAGCTGCCCGCGATGATGATGGCGAAGAAAAAGCCGATCGAAAATATCAAGGCAGCCGATCTCGGTATCGATATTGCGCCCCGCCTCAAGCAACTCAAAGTTGCAGATCCCGAGCCACGCAAGCCTGGCATCAAGGTGGCGAACGTGGCCGAACTCGTTGAAAAACTACGTCTTGCGGAAGTCCTGTAA
- a CDS encoding FAD-binding oxidoreductase, with the protein MNAAASLPSSLLEQLQTIVGEQRVKTDEDSLKSWGVDWTKHFEPRPSAIVFPGSTEEVQAIVKLANQFNIAITPSGGRTGLSAGAVAANGEIVISLDRMNKVLSFLHADRLVRIQAGVVTEQLQQYAEQQGLYYPVDFAAAGSSQMGGNIGTNAGGIKVIHYGMTREWVLGLTVVTGKGDILHLNKGMIKNATGYALHQLFIGSEGTLGIVTEAEIKLTRQPQDLKVLVLSVPDFAAVMPILHAFQQRIDLTAFEFFNHVALEKVLAHGHAVRPFDTESPLYVLLEFEGRFEAVVDDAMQIFEHCMEQGWILDGVMSQSQAQAEALWHLREGISETIAPFTPYKNDISVLITHVPAFIADIDAVVAANYPDFEVCWFGHIGDGNLHLNILKPADLTKDEFFEKCKVVNQFVFETVQKYNGSISAEHGVGMTKKDYLTYTRDPIEIEYMRELKKVFDPNGIMNPGKIFDLS; encoded by the coding sequence ATGAATGCAGCCGCCAGCCTTCCCTCCTCTCTTTTGGAACAACTCCAAACCATCGTAGGCGAACAACGCGTCAAGACCGATGAAGACAGCCTGAAAAGCTGGGGCGTGGACTGGACCAAACATTTCGAACCGCGTCCATCCGCCATTGTCTTTCCCGGGAGCACCGAGGAAGTGCAGGCCATCGTCAAACTGGCCAACCAATTCAACATCGCCATCACTCCTAGCGGCGGCCGCACTGGACTTTCTGCCGGGGCGGTCGCCGCCAATGGCGAGATCGTCATCAGCCTGGACCGCATGAACAAGGTCTTGTCCTTCCTGCATGCCGACCGACTGGTGCGCATCCAGGCCGGCGTGGTCACCGAGCAATTACAGCAATATGCCGAGCAGCAAGGCCTCTATTACCCTGTGGATTTCGCCGCCGCCGGCTCCAGCCAGATGGGCGGCAACATCGGCACCAATGCGGGCGGCATCAAGGTCATCCATTACGGCATGACGCGCGAATGGGTGCTGGGCCTCACCGTTGTCACCGGCAAGGGCGACATCCTGCACCTCAACAAGGGCATGATCAAGAACGCCACCGGCTACGCACTGCACCAATTGTTCATCGGCTCCGAAGGCACGCTGGGCATCGTCACTGAGGCGGAAATCAAGCTTACGCGACAGCCACAGGACCTCAAGGTGCTGGTATTGAGCGTGCCCGACTTCGCCGCTGTCATGCCTATCCTGCATGCGTTCCAGCAGCGCATCGACCTCACCGCCTTCGAGTTCTTCAATCACGTGGCGCTGGAAAAAGTCCTCGCTCACGGCCATGCGGTGCGCCCTTTTGACACCGAATCCCCGTTGTATGTGCTGCTCGAATTCGAGGGCCGTTTCGAGGCCGTGGTCGACGACGCCATGCAGATATTCGAGCATTGCATGGAACAAGGCTGGATACTCGACGGCGTCATGAGCCAATCCCAGGCACAGGCCGAAGCGTTATGGCATTTGCGCGAAGGCATTTCGGAAACGATTGCCCCATTCACACCGTACAAGAACGACATCTCGGTGCTGATCACCCATGTGCCCGCCTTCATCGCCGATATCGATGCGGTTGTGGCTGCCAATTATCCGGACTTCGAAGTCTGCTGGTTTGGCCATATCGGCGACGGCAACCTGCACCTCAACATTCTCAAGCCGGCCGACCTGACCAAGGATGAATTCTTCGAGAAATGCAAGGTGGTCAACCAGTTCGTCTTCGAGACCGTGCAGAAATACAATGGCTCGATCTCCGCAGAACACGGCGTGGGCATGACCAAGAAAGACTATCTCACCTACACCCGGGACCCCATCGAAATCGAATACATGCGCGAACTCAAGAAAGTGTTCGATCCAAACGGCATTATGAATCCGGGCAAGATCTTCGACCTTTCATAG
- a CDS encoding electron transfer flavoprotein-ubiquinone oxidoreductase, with translation MQRDVMNYDVLIVGAGPSGLSAAIRIKQLALEQGREINVCVLEKGAEVGAHILSGAVIDPIALNELIPDWKEKGAPLHTPVTDDHFLVLSEEKSFDIPAKLIPPLMNNHGNYIVSLGDVCRWLGEQAEALGVEIYPGFSAAEVIYDEAGVVQGVITGDMGRDKEGHEKPGFALGMELRAHYTLFAEGARGSLTKDLTEHFQLRALSEPQKFGIGFKEIWQIEPEKSKPGSVMHSQGWPLDNSTGGGSFIYHLKENTVAIGFVVHLNYSNPHLSPFDEFQRFKTHPAIRPLLEGGKRLSYGARALTEGGLQSIPRLAFPGGLLIGCTAGFMNVPRIKGSHNAMKSGMLAAEAVVEALAQESFGATLESYPDKIRNSWIWKDLHAVRNVKPALSRFGNILGSMYGGMEMWLASFGITTPWTLSHGKADHECLKPAAACPKITYPKPDGVVSFDKLSSVYLTNVFHEEDQPCHLVLRDQSIPVDINLPQYDAPEQRYCPAGVYEIVTNEGNPRLQINASNCIHCKTCDIKDPLQNINWRTPEGGGGPNYVSM, from the coding sequence ATGCAACGCGATGTAATGAATTATGACGTATTGATCGTCGGCGCTGGCCCATCTGGACTGTCCGCCGCGATCCGCATCAAGCAGCTGGCGCTGGAACAGGGGCGTGAAATCAACGTCTGCGTACTGGAAAAAGGCGCCGAGGTAGGCGCACATATTCTTTCAGGCGCCGTGATCGACCCGATTGCCCTCAATGAACTGATTCCCGACTGGAAGGAAAAAGGCGCTCCGCTTCATACCCCCGTCACTGACGACCACTTCCTCGTCTTGAGCGAGGAAAAAAGTTTCGACATCCCAGCCAAGCTGATCCCACCCCTCATGAACAACCATGGTAATTACATCGTCAGTTTGGGCGACGTTTGCCGCTGGCTGGGCGAACAAGCGGAAGCCCTGGGCGTGGAAATCTACCCCGGTTTCAGTGCTGCCGAGGTCATTTATGATGAAGCTGGCGTTGTCCAAGGGGTCATCACCGGTGACATGGGCCGCGACAAGGAAGGTCACGAAAAACCGGGATTTGCACTGGGCATGGAACTGCGCGCGCACTACACCCTGTTTGCGGAAGGCGCGCGCGGATCGCTGACCAAGGACCTCACCGAGCATTTCCAGCTTCGCGCATTATCAGAGCCACAGAAATTCGGTATCGGCTTCAAGGAAATCTGGCAGATCGAGCCGGAAAAATCCAAGCCCGGCTCGGTCATGCATTCGCAAGGCTGGCCATTGGACAACAGCACAGGCGGTGGATCATTCATCTATCATCTGAAGGAAAACACCGTGGCCATCGGCTTCGTAGTGCACCTCAACTACAGCAACCCGCACCTGAGCCCATTCGATGAGTTCCAGCGTTTCAAGACACACCCTGCCATTCGCCCGCTGTTGGAGGGCGGCAAACGCCTTAGCTACGGTGCACGCGCGCTGACAGAAGGCGGCCTGCAATCCATCCCGCGCCTGGCTTTCCCAGGCGGCTTGCTGATCGGCTGCACTGCCGGCTTCATGAACGTGCCACGCATCAAGGGCTCCCACAATGCCATGAAGTCGGGCATGCTCGCGGCTGAAGCCGTGGTGGAAGCCCTGGCGCAGGAATCATTTGGCGCCACGCTGGAAAGCTACCCGGACAAAATCCGCAACTCGTGGATATGGAAAGACCTGCACGCAGTGCGCAACGTCAAGCCCGCCCTTTCGCGCTTCGGCAATATCCTTGGCAGCATGTATGGCGGCATGGAAATGTGGCTGGCCTCGTTCGGCATCACCACGCCCTGGACACTGTCACATGGCAAAGCCGATCACGAGTGCCTCAAACCGGCAGCAGCCTGCCCGAAAATTACCTATCCCAAACCGGATGGCGTGGTTAGCTTCGACAAATTGTCATCGGTGTATCTCACCAATGTCTTCCACGAGGAAGACCAGCCTTGCCACCTGGTATTGCGCGACCAGAGCATTCCGGTCGACATCAACCTGCCGCAGTACGACGCGCCAGAACAACGCTATTGCCCTGCAGGGGTCTATGAAATCGTCACCAATGAGGGCAACCCGAGATTGCAGATCAATGCATCCAATTGCATTCACTGCAAGACCTGTGACATCAAGGATCCATTGCAGAACATCAACTGGCGCACGCCGGAAGGCGGCGGTGGACCAAACTACGTCAGCATGTAA
- the fdhF gene encoding formate dehydrogenase subunit alpha has translation MDKQADYGTPASRTTEQQVTLEIDGMQVTVAKGTSIMRAAMEAGVSIPKLCATDTLEPFGSCRLCLVEIEGRRGYPASCTTPVDEGLKVHTQTPKLADIRRGVMELYISDHPLDCLTCSANGDCELQDMAGAVGLREVRYGYDGSNHLHAEKDLSNPYFQFDPSKCIVCSRCVRACEETQGTFALTIQGRGFDSKVAAGNFDNFLESECVSCGACVTACPTATLMEKTVIEHGQPEHSVITTCAYCGVGCSFRAEMKGEQVVRMVPDKNGGANHGHSCVKGRFAWGYATHRDRITTPMIRKSIHDPWQEVSWEEAITYAASELKRIQAKHGRNSIGAITSSRCTNEETYLVQKLVRAAFGNNNVDTCARVCHSPTGYGLKQTLGESAGTQTFDSIMKSDVIMVIGANPTDGHPVFGSQMKRRLREGAKLIIADPRAIDLVSGPHVKADYHLKLRPGTNVALITALAHVVVTEGLVDEAFVRERCEWDSYQYWSEFVAQPEHSPEAMQDVIGVPAQDLRAAARLYATGGNAAIYYGLGVTEHSQGSTMVMGIANLAMATGNIGREGVGVNPLRGQNNVQGACDMGSFPHEFPGYRHVSDDTTRALFEAAWGRPLDKEPGLRIPNMLDFAIHGSFKALYCEGEDIAQSDPNTQHVTQALSSMECVIVQDLFLNETAMYAHVFLPGCSFLEKNGTFTNAERRISPVRRVMTPKNGYEDWQITAMLSEALGYPMPYRHASEILDEIARLTPTFHGVSFKKLEEMGSIQWPCNEEHPNGTPIMHVDEFVRGKGRFMITEYVPTSERVNEKYPLILTTGRILSQYNVGAQTRRTDNVTWHPEDMVEIHPHDAEDRGIKDGDWVGITSRAGNTVLRAKITERVQPGVIYTTFHHPESGANVITTDNSDWATNCPEFKVTAVQVTRVSQLSDWQRRYQEFSNSQIALVKQRDMARMG, from the coding sequence ATGGACAAGCAAGCGGATTACGGCACCCCAGCGAGCCGGACAACTGAGCAGCAAGTCACGCTGGAAATTGATGGCATGCAAGTCACCGTCGCCAAAGGCACCTCGATCATGCGCGCCGCGATGGAGGCAGGGGTCAGCATCCCCAAGCTTTGCGCCACGGATACCCTGGAGCCGTTCGGCTCATGCAGGCTCTGCCTGGTGGAAATCGAAGGCAGGCGCGGCTATCCAGCCTCCTGTACCACGCCGGTGGACGAAGGCCTCAAGGTTCACACCCAGACCCCAAAACTGGCAGACATCCGCCGCGGCGTGATGGAACTCTACATTTCCGACCATCCATTGGACTGCCTTACCTGCTCGGCCAACGGCGACTGTGAGCTGCAGGATATGGCGGGAGCAGTTGGCCTGCGTGAAGTACGCTATGGCTACGACGGCAGCAACCACCTGCATGCAGAAAAAGATCTCTCCAATCCTTATTTCCAATTCGATCCCTCAAAATGCATTGTCTGCTCTCGTTGCGTGCGTGCCTGTGAGGAAACGCAGGGCACATTCGCACTTACCATCCAGGGCCGCGGGTTCGATTCCAAGGTGGCTGCTGGCAACTTCGACAACTTCCTGGAGTCAGAATGCGTTTCCTGCGGCGCCTGTGTCACGGCCTGCCCTACCGCGACATTGATGGAAAAAACCGTCATCGAGCACGGCCAGCCCGAGCACAGTGTCATCACTACCTGCGCCTATTGCGGCGTCGGCTGCTCGTTCCGCGCCGAGATGAAGGGCGAGCAGGTGGTGCGCATGGTGCCGGACAAGAATGGCGGCGCCAATCATGGCCACTCCTGCGTAAAGGGCCGCTTCGCCTGGGGCTACGCTACCCATCGCGACCGCATTACCACACCCATGATACGCAAGAGCATCCACGATCCATGGCAGGAAGTGAGCTGGGAAGAAGCGATTACCTACGCTGCCAGCGAGCTCAAACGTATCCAGGCCAAGCACGGCCGGAACTCCATCGGCGCAATCACATCCTCACGTTGCACCAATGAGGAAACCTACCTGGTGCAGAAGCTGGTACGCGCTGCATTCGGCAACAATAACGTCGACACCTGCGCCCGCGTCTGCCACTCGCCCACCGGCTACGGCCTCAAGCAGACTTTAGGCGAATCGGCTGGCACGCAGACTTTCGACTCCATCATGAAATCCGACGTGATCATGGTGATCGGCGCCAACCCAACCGATGGCCACCCGGTATTCGGCTCCCAGATGAAGCGCAGATTGCGTGAAGGGGCGAAACTCATCATTGCCGATCCGCGCGCGATCGATCTGGTCTCCGGCCCTCACGTCAAGGCGGACTACCACCTGAAACTGCGCCCCGGTACCAACGTCGCCCTGATCACTGCACTGGCGCATGTGGTCGTCACCGAAGGCCTGGTCGATGAAGCCTTCGTCAGAGAACGCTGCGAGTGGGACTCCTACCAATACTGGAGTGAGTTCGTCGCGCAGCCTGAACACTCCCCCGAAGCCATGCAGGACGTCATCGGGGTTCCAGCCCAAGACCTCCGTGCGGCCGCACGACTGTACGCCACCGGGGGCAATGCCGCCATCTACTACGGTCTGGGCGTCACCGAGCACAGCCAGGGCTCGACCATGGTCATGGGGATCGCCAACCTCGCGATGGCAACCGGCAACATCGGGCGCGAAGGCGTGGGCGTCAATCCATTGCGCGGCCAGAACAACGTGCAGGGCGCTTGCGACATGGGCTCTTTCCCGCACGAGTTTCCCGGCTACCGTCATGTCTCCGATGATACGACGCGCGCACTATTCGAGGCTGCCTGGGGCAGGCCACTGGACAAGGAACCCGGGCTGCGCATCCCCAACATGCTCGACTTCGCCATCCATGGCAGCTTCAAGGCCCTCTATTGCGAAGGCGAAGACATTGCCCAGTCCGATCCCAATACCCAGCATGTCACCCAGGCACTCTCATCCATGGAGTGTGTGATCGTGCAGGACCTGTTCCTCAACGAGACCGCGATGTATGCGCACGTGTTCCTGCCCGGCTGCTCCTTCCTGGAGAAAAACGGCACCTTCACCAACGCCGAACGCCGCATCTCACCCGTGCGCCGCGTGATGACACCCAAGAACGGCTATGAGGACTGGCAGATCACCGCTATGCTTTCCGAGGCGCTGGGCTACCCGATGCCCTATCGTCATGCCTCGGAAATCCTGGACGAAATCGCACGCCTGACACCAACATTCCATGGGGTCAGCTTCAAGAAGCTGGAGGAAATGGGCAGCATACAATGGCCATGCAACGAAGAACATCCGAACGGCACGCCCATCATGCACGTGGACGAGTTCGTGCGCGGCAAGGGGCGCTTCATGATCACAGAATACGTGCCGACCTCGGAAAGGGTCAACGAGAAGTACCCCCTGATCCTCACGACCGGGCGTATACTTTCGCAATACAACGTAGGCGCCCAGACACGTCGTACCGACAATGTCACCTGGCATCCCGAGGATATGGTGGAAATCCATCCCCATGATGCAGAAGACCGCGGCATCAAGGATGGTGACTGGGTAGGAATCACCAGCCGAGCTGGCAACACCGTGCTACGCGCCAAGATTACCGAGCGTGTGCAGCCCGGCGTGATCTACACCACTTTT
- the serA gene encoding phosphoglycerate dehydrogenase — MTQQLSLPKDKIRFLLLEGVHQNAVEVLNAAGYRNIDYRKTALDEDALIEAIKDVHFLGIRSRTQVTAKVLDAANKLTAIGCFCIGTNQVDLDGALERGIPVFNAPYSNTRSVAELVLAQTILLLRGIPEKNALVHRGGWTKSAEGSFEARGKTLGIVGYGSIGSQLSVLAESLGMKVIYFDVIAKLPLGNARQVGTMEELLSQADVVSLHVPELPSTKNMMRAEQFAQMKKGSIFINAARGTCVDIDALARAIESKHLAGAAIDVFPVEPKSNDEEFQSPLRAFDNVILTPHIGGSTQEAQANIGIEVGEKFVRYSDAGSTITAVNFPEVSIPKQPGTHRLLHIHRNVPGVLSAVNSLFARNNINIAAQSMMTKGDIGYMIMDVEASASSAAIEALQTVEGTLRTRVLY; from the coding sequence ATGACCCAACAACTTTCCCTGCCAAAGGACAAGATCCGTTTTTTACTGCTGGAAGGCGTGCACCAAAACGCCGTGGAGGTGCTCAATGCCGCCGGTTACCGTAATATCGACTATCGCAAGACTGCACTGGACGAAGATGCGCTGATCGAGGCAATCAAGGATGTACATTTCCTTGGCATTCGCTCCCGCACCCAGGTAACGGCCAAGGTGCTGGACGCTGCCAATAAACTCACTGCCATCGGCTGCTTCTGCATCGGCACCAACCAGGTGGACCTGGATGGCGCGCTGGAGCGGGGCATCCCAGTATTCAATGCCCCTTACTCGAACACTCGCTCCGTCGCCGAACTGGTACTGGCGCAGACTATTCTGCTGCTGCGCGGTATTCCGGAGAAGAACGCGTTGGTGCACAGGGGCGGCTGGACCAAGTCCGCTGAAGGATCCTTCGAGGCGCGAGGCAAGACCTTGGGTATCGTCGGTTATGGTTCCATTGGTTCGCAGCTGTCCGTGTTGGCCGAAAGCCTGGGCATGAAAGTGATCTACTTTGATGTCATTGCCAAGCTGCCTTTGGGCAATGCACGCCAGGTTGGCACGATGGAGGAATTGTTGTCGCAGGCGGATGTGGTGTCTCTGCACGTGCCGGAATTGCCCTCCACCAAGAACATGATGCGCGCCGAGCAGTTCGCGCAAATGAAGAAGGGGAGCATCTTCATCAATGCGGCCCGCGGCACCTGCGTGGATATCGACGCATTGGCACGGGCGATCGAGTCCAAGCACCTGGCCGGTGCGGCGATCGATGTATTCCCCGTTGAGCCCAAGAGCAATGATGAGGAGTTCCAGTCACCTTTGCGCGCTTTTGACAATGTCATCCTCACTCCGCATATCGGCGGCTCAACCCAAGAAGCGCAAGCCAATATCGGCATCGAGGTCGGCGAGAAGTTCGTGCGCTATTCCGACGCGGGATCGACAATCACTGCCGTGAATTTCCCTGAAGTCTCTATTCCGAAGCAGCCAGGCACGCATCGCTTGTTGCATATCCATCGGAATGTGCCGGGTGTATTGTCCGCTGTCAATAGCCTGTTCGCGCGCAACAACATCAACATTGCGGCCCAGAGCATGATGACCAAGGGCGATATCGGTTACATGATCATGGATGTGGAAGCCTCGGCATCTAGCGCCGCGATCGAAGCGTTGCAGACGGTTGAGGGAACATTGCGCACTCGAGTGCTTTATTAA